From the genome of Nisaea sp.:
GGTCTGACGCAGTGCGTCGTCGACATCGAGGACGAGACCTTCAAGACAGTCGAGAAGCTCCGTGTCGAGAGCGTGGTGACGATTACCGGCCGCGTGGTCAAGCGCACCGACGAGACGATCAACGACAGGCTGCCGACCGGCCATATCGAACTTCGTATCGACGAGATCGAAGTCCAGTCCATCGCCGACGTGCTGCCGCTGCAGGTCAATGCCGATGAGGACGCCGGCGAGGATACCCGCCTGCGCTACCGCTTCCTGGACCTGCGCCGCGAGCGTATCCACAACAACATCATGCTGCGCAGCAAGGTGATCTCCTCGATCCGCCGCCGCATGACCGACCAGAACTTCATGGAGTTCCAGACTCCGATCCTGACCGCTTCCTCGCCGGAAGGCGCGCGCGACTTCCTGGTGCCGTCGCGCCAGCATCCGGGCAAGTTCTACGCCCTGCCGCAAGCGCCGCAGCAGTTCAAGCAGTTGATCATGGTTTCTGGCTTCGACCGGTATTTCCAGATCGCTCCCTGCTTCCGCGACGAGGACAGCCGCGCCGACCGCTCTCCGGGCGAGTTCTACCAGCTCGATGTCGAGATGAGCTTCGTCGAGCAGGAAGATGTCTTCCAGGCTATCGAGCCTGTCATGGCGGGCGTGTTCGAGGAATTCTCCGACTGGAAGGTGCCGGGCCCGTTCCCGCGCATCCCCTACAAGGAGTCGATGCTCAAATACGGTAACGACAAGCCTGACCTGCGCATTCCGTTCGAGATCTCCGATGTGACCGAGATCTTCCGGGACAGCGATTTCGCCGTCTTCGCCAAGGTCATCGCCGGCGGCGGCGTGGTCCGCGCGGTGCCTGGTCCGAAATGCGGCAGCCGGGCGATCTGCGACCGGATGAATTCCTGGGCACAGGGCGAAGGCGCTCCGGGCATGGGTTACATCATCTTCGGTGACGGCGAGGCCCGCGGCCCTATCGCGAACCGCCTGACACCGGAAAAGATCGCGGAGCTGAAAGCACAGACCGGCATGGGCGATGGCGATGCCATCTTCTTCTCCGCCGGCAAGGAAAGCGACGCCGCCAAGCTGGCCGGCACCGCCCGCGTGAAGCTCGGCAACGATCTCGACATCGTCGAGAAGGACACGTTCCGCCTTTGCTGGATCGTCGACTACCCGATGTTCGAGCTGGACGAAGCGACCGGCAAGATCGACTTCTCGCACAACCCGTTCTCCATGCCGCAGGGCGGTCTTGAGGCACTGGAAACCCAGGAGCCGCTGGATATTCTGGCCTACCAGTACGACATCGTCTGCAACGGTATCGAGCTGAGCTCCGGCGCCATCCGGAACCATCTGCCGGAGGTCATGTACAAGGCCTTCGGGATTGCCGGCTACGAGCCGGAAGTTCTGGAAGACAAGTTCCGCGGCATGCTGAACGCCTTCAAGTACGGCGCCCCGCCTCACGGTGGCATCGCGCCGGGTATCGACCGTATCGTCATGATGCTGGCAAACGAGCCGAACATCCGCGAGGTCATCCTGTTCCCGCTGAACCAGCGGGCCGAGGATCTGATGATGGGCGCGCCGAGCGAAGCAGAGCCGCAGCATCTGAAGGAACTCAGCGTCCGTCTCGCCCTGCCGCCGAAGCCGGCAGCATCGGCCACCGAGTAAATAAACACATGTTTGGTGCCGCCGAGGCGTTCAAACACGCGCAGGCGGCACTCGCCGACGGGAAACTGGACGAAGCAGCGAGACTGTTTCGTCTGGTTGCCGAAAAAGCCGAAGCAGACACGGCCTCCCTGATCCATCTCGGCCAGATCGAGATCCAGCGACGCAATCCCGGGAACGCCGAGAATGCCTGGCGGAAGGCTCTGCTGCGCCAGCCCGCGAACGCCACAGCCCTCGCCTTTCTCACGGACCACCTGGCCGCCGGCGCCCCGGGCCTTTCAGTTGCGCGCTATTATGAGCGCCTGCGCATCCTGTTGCCCCGGCATGCCGGACCTGCACAGCTTCTGGCCCAGATATATAGCACTGCAAAACAGACCGGCCGGAGCCTGCGCCGCCATGCAGAAGCCGCCCGCCTCGATGCTGGTAACCCGGCATCTCACGCCCGCCATGCGACAGCCCTGCATGGCGCAAACAGGCTGACAGAAGCGTTACAGGCCTTCCGGCGCGAGGCGCTGCTGGCACCAGCCTCCCAGGAGGCCTGGTTCAATCTCTCCGTCATCGAGCCTGCTCTGGGAGATCGGGAACAGGGTCTCTCCGCCATCGCCCGCAGCCTGACACTCCGCCCGCTCGATGCCCCGGCGTTGGCAAGGCAAGCGCAGCTCCGGCGACGCCTAGGCAAACCGGGGGCGGGGATCAGCACGCGCAGATCCGTTCTGCTCGACCCGGCGGTTTCCAGGGCGCTGGTGGCACAGGCCCGGACCGGGGACGCCCTGGCAGCGACCCGCTGGTGGTGTATCAGTGCGGGCAATACGGAGCCCGGCATGCTCTATGCGCGCGCGCTGTTGGCATCCGGACGCGCAGATCAGGCACTTGCCGTCCTCGGAGAGATAGAGACCAGCGACGTCCCGCCGGACGAACTACTGCTTCTTGCCGCCGAGGCGCAACGAAAGGCTGGGCGCACGGAACTCGTTCTGCCGAAAACCCAGTATCAGCAATGGCTGGAGTCCTTCCCGCCGTCAGAGCAGGAATCACTGGCTGAGACCCTTACCTTCTCCATCCTGCTGCCCATCTACAATCCGAACCCCGGTCATCTCCGCGAAGCAATCCAGTCCGTAAAAGGCCAGAGCTATGGAAACTGGGAGCTCTGCATCGCCGATGATGCTTCCACGGATCCGGAGGTAACGCACATTCTGCGGGAAACCGCAGCCGCCGATCAGCGCATCAAACTGGTCATCCGGCCCGAAAACGGCCACATCTCAGCCGCATCCAATTCCGCGTTGGAACTGGCGACGGGCGAATTTATCGCCCTGCTCGACCATGATGACCGGCTAACGCCGGATGCCCTCGCCGAGATGGCCCGGGCGCTGGACACTCAGCCGGATCTTGATCTGATCTATTCCGACGAGGACAAGATCGATGCGGACGGCAACCGGTTCTCACCGCACTTCAAACCAGCCTGGGATCCGGACCTTTCTTTAGTCTCCAACTATATCTGCCACTTCACGGTAATCCGTCGAACGCTCGCCGATGCTGTCGGTGGATTTCGTATCGGTTTCGAAGGCAGCCAGGATCACGACCTGGTGCAGCGGGTTGCCGAGAAGAGCGCGCCGGAGCGCATCGGTCATGTCCCGCGCGTCCTCTATCACTGGCGCGCCGCCGGTGAATCAACGGCAACATCCGTCGAGACCAAACCCTATGCGATTGCCGCTACCGGACGCGTAATCCGGGACACGCTGACACGACGCGGGACAAATGCACGAGCCGAGCAACGGGGCGGGCGTTGGCGGTTGCGGCGGCCCTTGCCAGACACGCACTCCGTCTCCGTTATCATCCCGACCCG
Proteins encoded in this window:
- the aspS gene encoding aspartate--tRNA ligase; protein product: MHRYRSHTCHDLRIDHVGETVRLSGWIHRRRDHGQLVFIDLRDHYGLTQCVVDIEDETFKTVEKLRVESVVTITGRVVKRTDETINDRLPTGHIELRIDEIEVQSIADVLPLQVNADEDAGEDTRLRYRFLDLRRERIHNNIMLRSKVISSIRRRMTDQNFMEFQTPILTASSPEGARDFLVPSRQHPGKFYALPQAPQQFKQLIMVSGFDRYFQIAPCFRDEDSRADRSPGEFYQLDVEMSFVEQEDVFQAIEPVMAGVFEEFSDWKVPGPFPRIPYKESMLKYGNDKPDLRIPFEISDVTEIFRDSDFAVFAKVIAGGGVVRAVPGPKCGSRAICDRMNSWAQGEGAPGMGYIIFGDGEARGPIANRLTPEKIAELKAQTGMGDGDAIFFSAGKESDAAKLAGTARVKLGNDLDIVEKDTFRLCWIVDYPMFELDEATGKIDFSHNPFSMPQGGLEALETQEPLDILAYQYDIVCNGIELSSGAIRNHLPEVMYKAFGIAGYEPEVLEDKFRGMLNAFKYGAPPHGGIAPGIDRIVMMLANEPNIREVILFPLNQRAEDLMMGAPSEAEPQHLKELSVRLALPPKPAASATE
- a CDS encoding glycosyltransferase — its product is MFGAAEAFKHAQAALADGKLDEAARLFRLVAEKAEADTASLIHLGQIEIQRRNPGNAENAWRKALLRQPANATALAFLTDHLAAGAPGLSVARYYERLRILLPRHAGPAQLLAQIYSTAKQTGRSLRRHAEAARLDAGNPASHARHATALHGANRLTEALQAFRREALLAPASQEAWFNLSVIEPALGDREQGLSAIARSLTLRPLDAPALARQAQLRRRLGKPGAGISTRRSVLLDPAVSRALVAQARTGDALAATRWWCISAGNTEPGMLYARALLASGRADQALAVLGEIETSDVPPDELLLLAAEAQRKAGRTELVLPKTQYQQWLESFPPSEQESLAETLTFSILLPIYNPNPGHLREAIQSVKGQSYGNWELCIADDASTDPEVTHILRETAAADQRIKLVIRPENGHISAASNSALELATGEFIALLDHDDRLTPDALAEMARALDTQPDLDLIYSDEDKIDADGNRFSPHFKPAWDPDLSLVSNYICHFTVIRRTLADAVGGFRIGFEGSQDHDLVQRVAEKSAPERIGHVPRVLYHWRAAGESTATSVETKPYAIAATGRVIRDTLTRRGTNARAEQRGGRWRLRRPLPDTHSVSVIIPTRNRVNLLQTCVDGLLTQTDYGTLDIRIVDNGSDDPSTLRYLGQLSHRANVSVLRDDGPFNFSQLCNLGARDAASEYLCFLNNDIEPANPDWLTELVAEAARPEIGLVGAKLLYPDRTVQHAGIALSGEHVARHTNLGISQNDGGYWGRAMQVQSLSAVTGACMVMRREVFEAVSGFDEALAVDFGDIDLCLRVRQAGYRVLWTPHALLIHHESASRGSVITPEKSARYDMERAFMVARWGALLEDDPAYNPNLCITPERPAFALPEEPRSIANTVRLGTPSL